The following proteins come from a genomic window of Heyndrickxia acidicola:
- the murC gene encoding UDP-N-acetylmuramate--L-alanine ligase, whose product MTVYHFVGIKGSGMSALAQILHDMGYEVQGSDIEKYFFTQKALEDSGIKILPFQRENIHPGLTVIAGNAFPDTHEEIEEALKLGIPVIRYHKFLGDFLGRFTSVAVTGAHGKTSTTGLLAHVMKGIKPTSYLIGDGTGKGVKDAEYFVFEACEYRRHFLSYSPDYAIMTNIDFDHPDYFANVDDVFSAFQEMAMQVKKGIIAYGDDEQLQRIQAKVPVLFYGFAEENDFQARNIVKVESGTQFDVQVRNNFYATFEIPTFGDHNVLNALGVIALCHYEDVDTEAVKEHLKTFTGVKRRFTEKQIGSQIIVDDYAHHPTEIKATIDSARQKYAGRKIVAVFQPHTFTRTQTFLNEFAQTLSEADEVFLCEIFGSARENHGKLSIEDLQGKIENAHILSEEDTSPLLALDNSVILFMGAGDIQKFQAAYENLLKTKEA is encoded by the coding sequence ATGACTGTATACCATTTCGTAGGCATTAAGGGATCCGGTATGAGTGCACTTGCACAAATACTTCACGATATGGGCTATGAGGTGCAAGGATCAGATATTGAAAAGTATTTTTTTACCCAAAAAGCCTTAGAGGATTCAGGTATAAAAATATTACCATTCCAGCGCGAAAATATTCATCCTGGCTTAACCGTCATTGCCGGTAACGCGTTTCCTGATACACACGAAGAAATTGAAGAAGCATTGAAGCTGGGCATTCCTGTTATACGATACCATAAATTTTTGGGGGACTTTTTAGGCAGGTTCACAAGCGTGGCCGTTACGGGTGCGCATGGGAAAACCTCCACAACAGGCCTTCTTGCTCATGTGATGAAAGGGATAAAACCAACTTCCTATTTGATTGGAGACGGAACTGGCAAAGGAGTTAAAGATGCTGAGTATTTTGTATTCGAAGCATGCGAATATAGACGCCACTTTCTTTCCTATTCCCCTGACTATGCCATTATGACAAATATTGACTTTGACCATCCTGATTATTTTGCCAATGTGGACGATGTGTTTTCGGCATTTCAGGAAATGGCCATGCAGGTGAAAAAAGGAATTATTGCCTATGGCGATGATGAACAGCTTCAAAGAATTCAAGCCAAGGTTCCGGTTCTTTTCTATGGATTTGCTGAGGAAAATGATTTTCAGGCCAGAAATATAGTGAAAGTGGAATCAGGTACTCAGTTTGATGTACAGGTACGGAACAATTTCTACGCCACTTTCGAAATACCTACCTTCGGCGACCATAATGTTTTAAATGCACTGGGTGTCATTGCATTATGCCATTACGAAGACGTTGACACGGAAGCTGTTAAAGAGCATTTAAAAACATTCACTGGTGTAAAAAGAAGATTTACAGAAAAGCAGATTGGTTCCCAAATTATTGTAGACGACTACGCTCATCATCCTACCGAAATCAAGGCAACCATTGACTCAGCCCGTCAAAAGTATGCTGGACGCAAAATTGTGGCGGTTTTCCAGCCCCATACTTTTACAAGGACGCAAACGTTCTTAAATGAATTTGCGCAAACTCTAAGTGAAGCAGATGAAGTGTTCCTTTGTGAAATTTTTGGCTCTGCCAGAGAAAATCATGGGAAGCTATCCATCGAGGATTTGCAGGGGAAAATTGAGAATGCTCATATTTTAAGTGAAGAAGATACTTCGCCGCTGTTAGCGTTGGATAACAGTGTCATTCTCTTCATGGGTGCAGGTGATATTCAAAAATTCCAGGCTGCCTATGAAAACCTGTTAAAGACAAAAGAAGCATAA
- a CDS encoding DUF948 domain-containing protein, with translation MIIILYLSIALIAIAFLILVISLTKTLKSVSVTLDSISKTVDGLEGQLKGVTGETTMLLHKTNELALDIQEKSEKLNAVVYAVKDVGTTISDLNNSVKKVTTSISSTMVRNQDKISQVVQWGSAIKELKDKWTEKKVKKQDQEFVVDKATSDVSRRPRRARMHDQ, from the coding sequence ATGATTATTATTTTGTATTTAAGTATTGCGCTTATTGCAATCGCGTTTTTGATTCTCGTTATCAGTCTGACAAAAACGTTGAAATCTGTAAGCGTCACACTTGATAGTATTTCAAAAACCGTAGACGGATTAGAAGGGCAGCTAAAGGGTGTGACTGGCGAAACAACGATGCTGTTACATAAAACCAATGAATTAGCCCTCGACATCCAGGAGAAATCCGAAAAACTCAATGCGGTTGTTTATGCTGTTAAAGATGTAGGAACCACGATTTCGGATTTAAATAACTCTGTTAAAAAGGTGACGACAAGCATTTCTTCCACTATGGTCAGGAATCAGGATAAAATTTCACAAGTCGTTCAGTGGGGAAGTGCGATAAAGGAATTAAAGGATAAGTGGACTGAAAAAAAGGTTAAAAAGCAGGATCAGGAATTTGTGGTGGACAAGGCAACGTCTGATGTAAGCAGAAGACCACGCCGTGCAAGAATGCACGATCAATAA
- a CDS encoding YtxH domain-containing protein has protein sequence MTVTENRLNELEEKNSSKDFFVGAIIGGVIGAAAALLLAPKTGKELRNDLSGQMDTLMNRTDQWREVAGQKSNQFAAAAMEKTGQMRDMAMEKGNQLVGAVKEKTQQAKEQGTEAIKNTSDEMQNISADE, from the coding sequence ATGACAGTGACAGAAAATAGACTTAACGAATTAGAGGAAAAAAACAGTTCAAAAGATTTTTTTGTTGGTGCGATCATCGGCGGTGTCATTGGCGCAGCAGCAGCGTTACTGCTTGCACCTAAGACGGGGAAAGAACTTAGAAATGATCTGAGCGGACAGATGGATACCCTAATGAATAGAACAGATCAATGGAGAGAGGTTGCCGGACAAAAAAGCAATCAATTTGCGGCAGCAGCCATGGAAAAAACAGGCCAAATGAGAGATATGGCAATGGAAAAGGGCAATCAGTTAGTAGGCGCAGTTAAAGAAAAGACCCAGCAAGCAAAAGAGCAGGGTACTGAAGCCATCAAAAATACATCAGACGAAATGCAAAATATATCAGCAGATGAATAA
- a CDS encoding aminopeptidase produces the protein MKDPRIETLAKNLINYSVQLQPGEKVLIENFGLQKELVTALVKEAYAAGGYPFVSLKDTQVDRALLMGAQEDQFNMIADFEAEVMAKMDGYIGLRSGDNINEHADVPADKMKIHGNTIGKKVHRDIRVPKTKWVVLRYPNSSMAQLAKMSTEAFEDFYFDVCNLDYSKMDEAMTPLVELMNRTDKVRLVSEGTDLTFSIKDIPAVKCAGRLNIPDGEVYTAPVRESINGTITYNTPSPYQGFTFENVKLTFKDGKIVEATSNDTERINKIFDTDEGARYVGEFAIGVNPFILHPMQDILFDEKIAGSFHFTPGQCYDDAYNGNHSNIHWDMVVIQRPEYGGGEIYFDDVLIRKDGLFVIPELKGLNPENLK, from the coding sequence ATGAAGGATCCGCGTATTGAAACATTGGCAAAAAATTTAATTAACTATTCTGTACAATTGCAGCCCGGCGAAAAAGTTTTAATAGAAAACTTCGGCCTTCAAAAGGAACTTGTTACAGCCCTTGTAAAAGAAGCCTATGCTGCAGGAGGCTATCCTTTTGTTTCTTTAAAGGACACTCAGGTGGACCGTGCCCTTTTAATGGGTGCACAAGAAGACCAATTTAATATGATCGCTGATTTTGAAGCTGAAGTTATGGCAAAAATGGATGGCTATATTGGCCTAAGGTCTGGCGACAATATTAATGAACATGCAGATGTTCCCGCTGATAAAATGAAAATCCATGGCAATACCATCGGCAAAAAGGTTCATCGTGATATTCGCGTGCCAAAAACAAAATGGGTGGTTCTTCGCTATCCTAACTCTTCTATGGCTCAATTAGCAAAAATGAGCACAGAGGCATTTGAAGACTTTTATTTTGATGTGTGCAATTTAGACTACAGCAAAATGGATGAAGCCATGACTCCGCTGGTAGAACTTATGAATCGCACGGATAAAGTCCGCCTAGTAAGCGAAGGGACAGACCTAACTTTTTCTATTAAGGACATCCCTGCCGTTAAATGTGCAGGAAGGCTGAATATCCCTGACGGCGAAGTGTATACCGCACCCGTCCGTGAATCCATCAATGGCACCATTACATACAATACCCCTTCACCATACCAGGGATTCACTTTTGAAAATGTAAAGCTGACCTTTAAGGATGGAAAAATTGTAGAAGCAACCTCCAATGATACAGAGCGCATCAATAAAATCTTTGATACCGATGAAGGTGCACGTTATGTAGGGGAATTTGCCATCGGAGTAAACCCGTTCATTCTTCATCCTATGCAGGATATTTTATTTGACGAAAAGATTGCCGGCAGCTTCCATTTCACTCCGGGCCAATGCTATGACGATGCATACAATGGCAACCATTCCAACATCCATTGGGATATGGTGGTTATCCAGCGGCCTGAATACGGCGGAGGAGAAATCTATTTTGATGATGTCCTAATCCGTAAAGATGGTTTGTTTGTCATTCCAGAGCTTAAAGGATTAAACCCGGAAAACCTTAAATAA
- a CDS encoding DNA translocase FtsK, with the protein MVQEKESLKEEARPSPGVFEKTLPQNQTHESESKYGVEESSPFRGSFQPVEQQSHSRMEETPEKVMAIEVPKLDSGEQLKKEAASSTEQQVYAEKLREERKQNVPHDMSESIEEETMEAINADPPAEGINTPVHILPQAPQSRLGLDEKEDLPSEKDLTLEELQPIERKADPEAIQGSIADEAAEIEENVPDTLELDTRKEEEPAIKRRSHIPFNVIMLKQDKKKREHIQPNIPDTAVMKEEVSVTKETVLEQAVQTQAVEDYQLPQLSEVACEGTFVYPSIDLLTPPVSREMDEEWIREQSEVLDNTLINFNVRAKVVNVSQGPSVTRFEIQPEPGVKVNKITNLTDDIKLSLAARDIRIEAPIPGKHTVGIEIPNEQSRPVFLSEIIESPAFQESTSPLTAALGLDISGKPIITDLRKMPHGLIAGATGSGKSVCINSILVSLLYKASPRDLKLLLIDPKMVELAPYNHIPHLVSPVITDVKAATASLKWAVEEMERRYELFAHAGVRDITRFNEMAVKHRRFNEKLPFIVIIIDELADLMMMSPDDVETAICRIAQKARACGIHLIVATQRPSVDVITGLIKANIPTRTAFSVSSQIDSRTIIDMGGAEKLLGRGDMLFLENGSSKPQRLQGTFVSDEEIDLVVAHVRNQEKPNYLFEQEELLKKSQIQEEEDELFYDACEFVIDQGGASTSLLQRNFRVGYNRAARLIEMMESQGIISEPKGSKPRDILITMDEFLLIQDTNKES; encoded by the coding sequence ATGGTACAAGAGAAAGAGAGTTTGAAGGAAGAGGCTCGTCCTTCTCCTGGAGTTTTTGAAAAAACGTTACCTCAGAATCAAACCCATGAATCAGAAAGTAAATATGGGGTGGAGGAGTCCAGTCCATTCCGGGGTTCTTTCCAGCCAGTGGAGCAGCAAAGTCACTCCAGAATGGAAGAAACACCCGAAAAAGTAATGGCAATAGAAGTGCCAAAGCTTGATAGTGGCGAACAATTAAAAAAGGAAGCAGCATCCTCCACTGAGCAACAGGTCTATGCAGAAAAGCTAAGAGAGGAACGCAAACAAAATGTTCCCCATGATATGAGTGAGAGCATTGAGGAAGAGACGATGGAGGCTATAAATGCAGATCCACCAGCAGAAGGAATCAATACCCCTGTACATATTTTGCCTCAGGCACCGCAGAGCAGACTGGGATTAGATGAAAAGGAAGATTTGCCTTCAGAAAAAGATTTAACTTTAGAGGAGCTTCAGCCGATTGAAAGAAAGGCAGATCCTGAGGCTATCCAGGGGAGTATAGCCGATGAAGCAGCTGAAATAGAGGAGAATGTGCCTGACACGCTTGAATTGGATACACGTAAAGAAGAGGAGCCTGCGATAAAAAGACGCTCCCATATTCCCTTTAATGTCATTATGCTGAAGCAGGATAAAAAGAAGCGGGAGCATATTCAGCCTAATATACCGGACACAGCCGTTATGAAGGAAGAGGTTTCCGTTACCAAGGAAACTGTACTCGAACAAGCTGTACAGACTCAGGCAGTGGAGGACTATCAGCTGCCCCAATTGAGTGAAGTAGCTTGCGAGGGAACATTTGTTTATCCTTCGATTGATTTACTGACCCCGCCTGTAAGCAGAGAAATGGATGAAGAGTGGATTCGTGAACAAAGCGAGGTTCTGGACAATACATTAATTAACTTTAATGTTCGCGCAAAAGTGGTTAACGTCAGCCAGGGACCCTCTGTTACGCGGTTTGAAATCCAGCCTGAACCGGGAGTCAAAGTAAATAAGATTACAAATTTAACAGATGATATTAAATTAAGCCTTGCTGCAAGAGACATTCGAATAGAGGCGCCGATTCCCGGAAAGCATACAGTCGGAATCGAAATTCCAAATGAACAAAGCCGTCCGGTATTCCTAAGTGAGATTATTGAAAGCCCCGCTTTCCAAGAAAGTACGTCGCCCTTAACAGCAGCGTTAGGATTGGATATTTCAGGGAAACCTATTATTACGGATTTACGGAAAATGCCCCATGGTCTAATTGCAGGTGCAACAGGCTCTGGAAAAAGTGTTTGTATTAACTCCATTTTGGTGAGCCTGCTTTACAAAGCATCTCCAAGAGATTTAAAGCTCCTGTTAATTGATCCAAAAATGGTGGAATTAGCACCATATAATCATATTCCGCATTTGGTCAGCCCGGTTATCACGGATGTAAAAGCTGCAACAGCCTCATTGAAATGGGCGGTTGAAGAAATGGAAAGGCGTTATGAACTCTTTGCTCATGCAGGCGTGCGTGATATTACACGTTTCAACGAGATGGCAGTGAAGCATAGAAGATTCAATGAAAAGCTGCCTTTCATTGTGATTATCATAGATGAGCTTGCAGATCTCATGATGATGTCTCCTGATGATGTAGAGACGGCTATCTGCCGTATTGCACAAAAAGCAAGGGCATGCGGTATCCATTTAATTGTTGCAACACAGAGGCCGTCAGTGGACGTTATCACTGGACTGATTAAAGCGAACATCCCAACAAGGACTGCTTTCTCTGTTTCTTCTCAAATCGATTCTAGGACAATTATTGATATGGGAGGGGCAGAAAAGCTTCTCGGGCGCGGGGATATGCTATTCCTGGAAAATGGTTCATCCAAACCGCAGCGCTTGCAGGGAACGTTTGTCTCAGATGAAGAAATTGATCTTGTTGTTGCTCATGTCAGAAATCAAGAAAAACCTAATTACCTTTTTGAGCAAGAAGAGCTTTTGAAAAAGTCGCAAATTCAGGAAGAGGAAGATGAATTGTTTTATGATGCCTGCGAATTTGTCATTGATCAAGGCGGTGCATCCACTTCTCTTTTACAAAGGAATTTCAGGGTAGGATATAACCGTGCTGCCCGCCTGATTGAGATGATGGAAAGTCAGGGGATTATTTCGGAGCCGAAAGGAAGTAAACCAAGGGATATTTTAATTACGATGGATGAATTTCTCTTAATACAGGATACTAATAAAGAATCATAA
- a CDS encoding cell division protein FtsA, which produces MNKKQNIFALDIGTRSVVGIILEEANQKEYLVRDLVVREHKERAMLDGQIHDVVAVSKVIREVKNILEEKHGPLRSVCVAAAGRSLKTEKAQVSIPINGKPMMTKEDILHLELSAIQEAQAIAAEKFPVEKSKYYYCVGYSVFQYRLDGEVIGSLIDQKGEEASVEIIATFLPRVVVESLISALTRANLEMDALTLEPIAAINVLIPASMRRLNVALVDIGAGTSDIALTSKGTIAAYGMVPLAGDEITEAISDYLLLDFPHAEQAKRELLTKSSLRITDILGYENECNTEDVIKGITPSIDRLADEIAKEILFLNNKSSPQAVMLVGGGSLTPGISEKIAEMLGLPANRVAIRGTDAIQQLTLSENIPESPEFVTPIGIAIASKQTPVHYVTAYVNEQPIRLFDIKQLTVGDCLLASGLKINSLHGKPGMASIISLNGQTITIPGEHGLRGKVLRNNVECQLDERIENGDWITAIKGADGNPAQIKIKDLLDDIPCKKVTINDREYTVRMRILKNGRDAAENEWAEDHDELEISFPETLEELFTSLNLQALLNELKTFRLVVNGKDTFIPSFSSKLSINGKEARASSSFKDGDQIQVVKRLLPTASNFAEVKKVDLYSQLTVFFNNEQITIFKPCADIWKKGNRLRETDVLVPGDAIEIKQRESEPFLFQDIFRHVEIEMPQNGQGKFLLLKNKERTSFNEEISEGDQLEIVWPFSARPQNMHY; this is translated from the coding sequence TTGAATAAAAAACAGAATATTTTTGCCTTAGACATTGGTACGCGATCAGTTGTGGGAATTATTCTGGAGGAAGCAAACCAAAAGGAGTATCTTGTAAGGGACCTGGTCGTACGGGAGCATAAAGAACGGGCAATGCTCGATGGACAGATCCATGATGTCGTGGCCGTTTCAAAAGTGATCAGGGAAGTAAAAAATATATTAGAGGAGAAGCATGGCCCTCTTCGTTCTGTTTGTGTGGCAGCTGCAGGACGTTCCTTAAAAACAGAAAAAGCGCAGGTGAGCATTCCTATAAACGGAAAACCCATGATGACGAAGGAGGACATCCTCCATCTGGAATTGAGTGCGATTCAGGAAGCACAAGCCATTGCAGCTGAGAAATTTCCTGTTGAGAAAAGCAAATATTATTATTGTGTCGGGTACTCTGTTTTCCAATATCGCCTCGATGGTGAAGTAATCGGAAGTTTAATCGATCAGAAAGGCGAGGAAGCTTCAGTTGAAATTATCGCAACCTTCCTGCCCAGGGTAGTAGTAGAGTCCCTGATTTCAGCACTGACAAGGGCAAATTTAGAAATGGATGCCTTAACGCTGGAACCGATTGCCGCTATTAATGTCTTAATTCCTGCGTCTATGCGCCGCTTGAACGTAGCATTGGTGGACATCGGTGCGGGCACCTCAGATATTGCCCTCACAAGTAAAGGCACAATTGCTGCATATGGAATGGTGCCTTTGGCAGGAGACGAGATTACAGAAGCCATTAGCGATTATCTTCTCCTCGATTTTCCACACGCGGAACAAGCCAAGAGAGAACTGCTAACGAAAAGCTCCTTGAGAATTACAGATATCTTGGGATATGAAAATGAATGTAACACAGAGGATGTCATCAAGGGCATTACCCCTTCTATTGACCGTCTTGCTGATGAGATTGCAAAAGAAATTTTATTTCTGAACAACAAATCTTCCCCGCAGGCAGTTATGCTAGTTGGCGGTGGCAGCCTGACACCGGGCATTTCGGAAAAAATTGCAGAGATGCTTGGATTGCCTGCAAATCGAGTGGCGATTCGCGGGACTGATGCCATACAGCAATTAACACTTTCAGAAAATATTCCTGAAAGCCCTGAATTTGTTACGCCAATCGGAATTGCCATTGCCAGCAAACAAACCCCTGTGCATTATGTTACAGCCTATGTAAACGAACAGCCTATACGACTTTTTGATATAAAGCAATTAACCGTCGGTGACTGCCTGTTGGCCTCGGGCTTAAAAATCAATTCACTTCATGGCAAACCTGGAATGGCATCCATAATTTCGTTAAACGGCCAAACCATCACCATTCCAGGCGAACACGGCTTGCGGGGTAAAGTCCTCAGGAACAATGTAGAATGCCAATTGGATGAAAGGATTGAAAATGGTGATTGGATAACTGCTATAAAAGGAGCGGATGGGAATCCGGCGCAAATAAAGATAAAGGATCTCCTGGATGATATCCCCTGTAAGAAAGTCACTATTAACGACAGGGAATACACCGTTCGTATGAGGATTTTAAAAAACGGAAGAGATGCTGCAGAGAATGAATGGGCAGAGGATCACGATGAGCTGGAAATATCGTTTCCTGAAACGCTGGAAGAGCTGTTTACATCCCTGAATTTGCAAGCTCTTTTGAATGAATTGAAAACATTCCGTTTAGTTGTAAATGGCAAGGATACCTTTATTCCCTCCTTCTCCAGCAAATTATCGATAAATGGTAAAGAAGCAAGAGCCTCTTCCTCTTTTAAGGATGGCGATCAAATACAGGTTGTCAAGCGTCTGCTTCCAACAGCGTCCAATTTTGCTGAAGTAAAAAAAGTAGATTTATATTCTCAGCTGACCGTATTTTTTAACAATGAACAAATTACTATTTTCAAGCCGTGTGCCGATATATGGAAAAAAGGCAATAGACTAAGGGAAACGGATGTGCTGGTGCCTGGTGATGCAATTGAAATAAAGCAAAGAGAATCCGAACCCTTTCTTTTCCAGGATATCTTTCGCCATGTAGAAATTGAGATGCCCCAAAATGGGCAGGGGAAATTTTTGCTTCTCAAAAATAAAGAACGGACATCTTTTAACGAAGAAATTTCAGAGGGTGACCAATTGGAAATTGTATGGCCGTTTTCCGCTCGTCCGCAAAACATGCATTATTAA